The proteins below are encoded in one region of Mangifera indica cultivar Alphonso chromosome 7, CATAS_Mindica_2.1, whole genome shotgun sequence:
- the LOC123220192 gene encoding lipoamide acyltransferase component of branched-chain alpha-keto acid dehydrogenase complex, mitochondrial-like: protein MIGRRIWQKRPWSRNWSSGRTLLCPYTYHESITSSLPGLKAPVLGFLSGHASLLFGSANNNLKDFSIPCAVNRCSYSSHALADVPVGGVVDVPLAQTGEGIAECELLKWFVKEGDQVDEFQPLCEVQSDKATIEITSRYKGKVAKILHVSGNIVKVGETLLKMVVEECLVSAPSSDVLESAKPPGSKDMSLPNSKQNENAMGGILCTPAVRHLAKQYGINLNDVRGSGKDWRILKEDVVKYSAQKGIVEASSASDSSDSEEGNDSSAFAEVILDDKTVPLRGYQRTMVKTMSMAAKVPHFHYVEEINCDALVDLKTSFQNNNSDPNVKYTFLPLLLKSLSMALSKYPFMNSCFNEESLEVILRGSHNIGVAMATPNGLVVPNIKNVQSLSIAEITKELSRLQQSSRDNKLSPGDISGGTITLSNIGAIGGKFGSPLVNLPEVAIIALGRIQRVPHFADDGIVYPTSIMTVNIGADHRVLDGATVARFCNEWKQFIENPELLMLHMR from the exons ATGATCGGTAGAAGGATTTGGCAGAAGCGGCCTTGGAGCCGGAACTGGAGCTCCGGCCGGACATTGCTGTGTCCGTACACCTATCATGAGTCAATTACGTCTTCTTTGCCGGGGCTGAAGGCTCCAGTGCTAGGTTTTCTCTCTGGTCATGCTTCACTATTGTTTGGCTCGGCTAATAATAATCTTAAGGAC TTCAGCATCCCCTGTGCAGTGAATAGATGTAGCTACTCAAGTCATGCTTTGGCAGATGTTCCGGTAGGTGGAGTAGTTGATGTACCATTGGCACAAACAGGTGAAGGTATTGCTGAGTGTGAACTCCTCAAATGGTTTGTTAAAGAG GGGGATCAAGTTGATGAGTTTCAACCACTTTGTGAAGTTCAGAGTGACAAAGCAACTATTGAAATAACAAGTCGTTACAAAGGAAAAGTTGCTAAAATTCTCCATGTTTCTGGAAACATTGTGaag GTTGGTGAAACTCTACTAAAGATGGTTGTTGAGGAATGTCTTGTGTCAGCACCTAGTTCAGATGTTTTGGAAAGTGCAAAACCACCAGGTTCCAAGGACATGAGCTTACCCAATTCTAAGCAGAATGAAAATGCAATGGGTGGAATTCTATGCACTCCTGCTGTAAGGCACCTTGCAAAGCAATAtggtataaatttaaatgatgtcCGTGGAAGTGGTAAAGACTGGAGGATATTGAAAGAAGATGTGGTTAAATATTCTGCTCAGAAAGGAATTGTTGAAGCTTCATCTGCCAGTGATAGTTCTGACTCAGAAGAAGGAAATGACTCATCTGCATTTGCAGAAGTTATTTTAGATGATAAGACAGTCCCCTTGAG GGGATACCAGAGAACAATGGTCAAAACCATGTCCATGGCTGCTAAAGTCCCACATTTTCATTATGTCGAAGAGATAAATTGTGATGCGCTTGTGGATCTTAAAACatcttttcaaaataataattctgaTCCAAATGTTAAGTACACATTCCTTCCTTTATTGCTAAAGTCACTTTCAATGGCTTTGAGCAAATATCCCTTCATGAATAGTTGCTTCAATGAGGAGTCACTTGAGGTCATCCTTAGAG GTTCCCACAATATCGGAGTTGCCATGGCTACTCCAAATGGTCTAGTTGTACCAAACATAAAGAATGTGCAGTCCCTTTCCATTGCAGAG ATAACGAAGGAGCTGTCACGCTTGCAACAATCATCAAGGGACAACAAGCTTAGTCCTGGAGACATATCTGGTGGAACAATAACTCTAAGCAACATTGGAGCAATTGGTGGAAAGTTTGGATCTCCTCTTGTCAACTTGCCTGAAGTTGCAATCATTGCACTTGGCCGAATACAGAGAGTTCCACACTTTGCGGACGATGGAATTGTGTACCCCACATCAATAATGACG GTTAATATTGGTGCAGACCATAGAGTTCTGGATGGAGCAACTGTTGCAAGATTTTGTAACGAGTGGAAACAGTTTATTGAAAACCCAGAGTTGCTGATGTTGCATATGAGATGA